A window of Limanda limanda chromosome 4, fLimLim1.1, whole genome shotgun sequence genomic DNA:
CCGTTTTGGCCTTCCTGGTTTAACgcggccttggcggaggtgatCTGCGTGTGCTTGGTAGAATgcgtcctctgaaggatgcagcccctgagtCAGGTTAGAAGAATGAAATctaatttttctgttttcttctagATTAACTCTGACGGCGACCATGGCGTCGTGTTAGGAAGGTGGGGGGGTTCGTTTGCCGGCGGGTATAAACCCACTCACTGGACTGGCAGCCACGCCATCCTCAAACGCTGGTATGACTATGGCTGCCACCCGGTCAGATACGGCCAATGCTGGGTGTTTGCTGGCGTGATGTGTTCAGGTAACGTCCGACCATCCAGCTCCTCACACCTGGGACAACATCTGTACTGATACATTTGATTAATTCTGAAGTTCATCACAAACTAAACTGATATTGTTTTGGtcactttattattaatttaaagcCATTCATCAAGTTAACATAACATAACTTCTTAAATGTCCAGATTTGCTATTTATCTCTGTCTTAGATAATTGTAAACTGATTATTATCTTTTGAGATTATGCGTTTGACAACactacaaaaacacaacaatattctcttttattatcaaacatttcaaaacttGATACTGGAgacttaaatgtgttttttgagctATAAACTGAATTATATGACTGAtctttgatgaaatacattaatgCTGGTTTTGGAATCACGTTTTTACCGATAAGTACATGGCTTATAACGCCCCCTAGTGTTTCAAACTGTCTTGGGCCTTGCAGGTTTTTtgctcacacacagagttcatATGCCTTATGCTTCAAGACAATCAAAGCTAAATGTGATTTTCTAAATGTAGAAAGCTAGCTTTAGCTATAAATATCATGTTTTACTCAGATGACTAAGAGTGGAGAAATAAGCAACATGTATTTTTCACTCCTACTCCAACACATCTCCTGACTCATCATATTGACATTGGTCACATGACTCTGTCGGTCTAAGCCTGGATATGTGACTTAAGCCTCTTGGTCGCTTTCCTTCTGTCGTTGCCAGTTTTCTTGTTTCTCAGCAGGTGCgtttacacagaaacaaacttCTCAGCTCAATGAGCTGAGAAGTTTGTTACGTGTTGCCTAAAGAAGCTGCAAAGTTCAAACCGTTACAAACTTATTTGAAACGACTTTGTGTTGGTTCCAGTGATGCGTCTGCTGGGCATCCCCTGCCGCGTGGTCACCAACTACTCGTCAGCCCACGACACTAACAGCAATCTGATCATCGACGTGTACCACGCAGACTACGGTGTCGCAGAGAAACGTTCTCCTGACAGTATTTGGTGAGATGCTGCAACTTCTTACCttgaaacgcacacacacagcaaggaGCGGGTATATAACATCCAGCAGAGAAACATTAGAATCCATTTcgagttgtgtttgtgtccattCAATGATTGTTAACATCCGTTTGAGCTCCTGCTTTGGTCTCCACCCACCAATGTGGCTCTTTAGATGCTAAATGCTCGACTTTCTTCACCAGCAAGCTGCCTGGTTTGTCTCCTGTGTTGGAGGTAAAAGGAAAATAACTCCCTGAAACTATGATAATTAGAGAGGTTCACTAAAAACAAGCTAAAACGAGGGCTCATGAGTGTATTTTCAGCTCCTCTCAGATCCTCTGGACCTTCAGGAGGATTTCACAGATTGATTTCTGGCCCCTAAATCTCTtctattgtgttgttgtctccCGACCTGCTGCCGAATCTGAGTGATGTGGTTTGTTTCAGGAACTACCATGTGTGGGTGGAGGGCTGGATGAAACGTCCAGACCTGGAGGAAGGTGATAAGTACGACGGCTGGCAAGTTCTGGATCCGACACCACAGGAGATGAGCAACGGTAACGACCGGGTCGaccttctctgtctcactccgATGACCTTGTTTCTGGTGCTAACGTTACTTGCTGACCTCTTTCTGCTCTGATATTTTATTTCCTGCTACtcaatgaatcaatgaatcatTCATCGCGAAAACCCCCAAGAATCCTACAGATCCTTGTGACTTTAATGACTTTGAGTTCACTGTTagaggatttgtttttatgtgacGACTTTTATCGTTTGTCTCTGCGCAGGTGTTTACTGCTGTGGTCCAGCCTCGGTCAAAGCCATCCGGAGCGGAAACATCGACCTCAAGTACGACATCCCGTTCATCTTCGCTGAGGTCAACGCGGACTGTGTGGACTGGCTGGTCAGTGAGCAGAGTAACTCACAacttagggaaataaataacaaaagaatGCATAACAAGGCCAAATGTAACTTATCTTCGTGAGCTGcagtttttacactttttttcaaAACTGTTTCTAACCTTTGCCAAGGAGGTGATATTTTCACCAGCGTTTTATATCGACAGTTTCCGTGTGTTTCATGAAATTTAACCTTTTGTGGTTTCCGTGCGTGTTTCAGGTCAAAGCTGACGGCTCGAAGATGAAGATCTTCTCCGACACCAAGAGAATTGGTCAGAACATCTCCACCAAGTCTGTTGGGTTGAGAAAGAGGTGGAACATCACCGACACCTACAAGCACAGGGAGGGTGGGTtcacttcagcagcagcagacattcATAACAACACGATGTTGTTGCACCACTGTTCAAATGCACTGTACAAAGGGACTGATTCCAGGTCAGTGATAGTTTCAGTCTGTTGTTGAGCCGCAGTGCAGGACTCAGGTTGTTCCTGTGGTGCTTGTGTGGAAGTGAAAGGCCGTGACTCATACCAGAGGACTAAGTTCTCGCCGataccacagactgtttatagaAATGGACGTAATTCCAGGTCCGGAAAGTGAAAGTTCCTGAAAACCTTTGTTCTcttgaatgaccagcagagggcgactccactctttgtttctatttctacttctcactttataacgtcagcAAACATTTGTGTCTTCAATAAAGCTGATGTTCATTTCTTAAAGTATGATGCATTGGGGTTTGGAAaccgtgtgattgacagctagtaccgtcCAATGACAGCTAGTGTCCTCAAGCTCTTTGGCAGGCCCCTCCCCCGctcttccaaatatggttattTCTGGTTTAAACACAAAAcctttgagaaacatttattcaacGTGTCCTTTGATCGAATCAGTCTGCCCCCCCTCACAGGGTCCGACAAGGAGAGGGACGTCTTCAAGTACGCCCTCACCAGAGACCTTACTATAGACAAGGAGGAGGACATGGATactgaagaggagggggagaacgTGACGCCAACGGACAACGAGACGGAAACGGAGAACGAGACAGGAGCAGGTGAAGAGACGGAGGGGAACGAGGCGGTGATCGATACCTCGGGAGGAGCAGATGAGGTCGTCCCAGAGGTCATTGCTCCGCTCTCCGATGTGTCCATGCGATTTGAGGAGGTACGTCACAGAAGCTGGAAGGATGTGTTCAGGTCGTCTGTCCTTCTTTCCCTTTATTGTGAATACGATAGCTCAGGACGCATGAGGcagtttttttctcaaatttggCGGTCAAAtatagaggtcagaggtcgaaggtcacagtgacctaaTATGAGTCTGGAAAAAATATACGTGAACTGAAACTGCAAGTTTTTCTAGAGCTGTAGAAACTGACTAATTCTACTATCATCAAAACTTTCAATGTGTGACTGAACATAAAGCTGCTtccgtgtcttattcctccttCATTTGTTGCAGGTGTCCAAACCAATGAACGGGAAGGACGTGAGCGTGAAGCTGTTGCTGCACAGCAAGTGCGATTTCTCCAGGCCGCTGTCCATCAACATCAGCGTCCAGGCCATGGGCTACAACGGCTCCTCGGCCGGGAACATCCAGtccgaggtgaaggaggagaccATGCAGCCTGGGAAAGGTGAATCTTCTTCTGGATCCTGGAAGTGTTTCAAAAACCTcttatgttttcttttgatttttgtGTGAACCAACTTTGAATCTCCTCCAGAACTGTCCGTCCCCATCCTGGTCCCGTTCTCGGCCTATCACAAGCTCATGGTGGAGTGTGACAGCATGAAGGTCACAGCCATGGTCAATGACAAAGACAAGCCGGAACAAGTCTACCTGGCGGAGAATGACATTGTGCTGATGGATCCTCCTTTCACCTTAGAAGTCAGTACATCAAAAAACATTGTTGTTTCTATAAATCATCTCAGACATGCAGGTTCTGTCGGGCCCATTCGAACAACCtgttaaaaagtttaaatgtgtgtgttccaggttcCCAGGACGACCAGACTGCAACAAGAAACCAGTGGAGTATTGATTTTCAAGAACCCGGCAGACGAGACGCTGACGGGATGCACACTGACTCTGTCTGGAAGTGGAATATTTAAAAAGGAGGAggactgcaggtgtgtgtgtgtgtgtgtaatgttgttttatataaatgatcaaaccTTGGCTTGAATCCTGCCGCTAATCTgtgataaaataacaataatcccAATCGTCAGACGTAACTAAAAGCACTAAATGACAacctcatttattttctatttacagTGAAATCACAAAGAGAATTCGTggagcattaaaaaaaaagctttatctGTTTTCAAGTGCTTCAATTATTAATCGACGCAACAATTCAGATTTctctatatattttacatttattactAATTTCAAATTTCTCTATATATATTGTCAGGactttaagaaataaaaaataagatatgaagaacaacaaaacaaaagaagttAATGTTGTCAAACGTTAAACTTGCAGCTGAAGAAGCAAATGAAGCAAAAGTAAAACCAGCACATTTTTAAAAGAGAGTATTGATGATCGACTCTCAGCTTTAGTTGCAATATTGAAAGGTTTTCCAGTTTAATTCTGCTAATAAACGTGGCTGGTGTAAATATAGAATTCCTCAtggtcctctgtgtctctcacagGCTCCCGGACCTGGCACCAAAACAACAGTTCCGTATCAAGATCTTCTTTTATCCCTACAAGACGGGAAAGAAGTCGATCACGGCCGTCTTCGACTGCTCCACCTTCAGGGACATCCAGGCCACCTGCAAGATCGAGGTCAAAGAGTAACGTCTCAACTCTGCGGGGTCTCGTTAGAAGATCACGAGATAAAACTCAAATCTCCTGCGGCTTAAAGGAGGTTTTGAGCTCATGTTCAGGTTTGTCTTTGTCCGATGTCTTCGCTACAACAGGAACTATTTTTCATCCTTCCAGTGTCACGATcgtatcaacacacacacactcgctgtgATTGTCCGGACATTCCTCCGctatttcaggaaaatgtctagaGTTCAGTGAGGCTCTAAAAATAGCTTTAACTTTCACTTCATAGTGACCTCAATAAGAGATATAACAAACGTGTGTTTCTCAGTAAAATATCGGTGCAGGGTACAAAAAGCTTTTCAACAAACCACTGTGAGCTTTACTCGGAGCCAAAGAGCTTTCTCGCAGCTTGCATTAACCACTTTTATGTGATAAAGCCCGGTGATGGACCACTGCTTAAAAGAGAAGAACAATGAGAAAGATGCCAAACATACGACAcatgaacatttaaatgtatctaCTTAAATACTTTGATTTCTTTTAAGGTTTGACTTGGATCCCAGTTGGTTTTTAAAGTCTGATTCTGAAAATAGATTCTCATCAGAATTTTTGAAATTGtttaaacaaagttattcaGTTGATTTGTTCTTGAGAGATACATCTCCTGCAGAGATCTCCAGGTAACAGCCGCCTCTGCTGGACAGACTGAAGACAAACTCTTCATTCTCTAAAATAGAAACCGAACAACTGCTGCTCCCCATCTCATGATGCGTTCAGGAACACATGGTAGAAAAGGTTCTCAACTCAGGGGTAAAGCTTTTAACTCTTTTCGAAATTTCAGGCCAAGttaagacaacaacacaactgctggtgac
This region includes:
- the tgm8 gene encoding protein-glutamine gamma-glutamyltransferase E; this encodes MEGEVKEFILKDLNLHCPTNNFSHHTSEISLTELFVRRGLAFTLTLTLSQPFKPKLYPLTLVAMTGLATSEEQGTISYFGIPDSVIQSPSAKAVWKAALEEEKSSPEKGVLVLNITPPANAPIGAYVLSGKYREEEMLLAKPVVFFNPWCPDDTVYLSDEKERQEYVMNEQGVIYGGTGNYISDRTWDFGQFEDDMARICIKMLDVNRKHAENPAEDVSSRSDPVYVSRVISAMINSDGDHGVVLGRWGGSFAGGYKPTHWTGSHAILKRWYDYGCHPVRYGQCWVFAGVMCSVMRLLGIPCRVVTNYSSAHDTNSNLIIDVYHADYGVAEKRSPDSIWNYHVWVEGWMKRPDLEEGDKYDGWQVLDPTPQEMSNGVYCCGPASVKAIRSGNIDLKYDIPFIFAEVNADCVDWLVKADGSKMKIFSDTKRIGQNISTKSVGLRKRWNITDTYKHREGSDKERDVFKYALTRDLTIDKEEDMDTEEEGENVTPTDNETETENETGAGEETEGNEAVIDTSGGADEVVPEVIAPLSDVSMRFEEVSKPMNGKDVSVKLLLHSKCDFSRPLSINISVQAMGYNGSSAGNIQSEVKEETMQPGKELSVPILVPFSAYHKLMVECDSMKVTAMVNDKDKPEQVYLAENDIVLMDPPFTLEVPRTTRLQQETSGVLIFKNPADETLTGCTLTLSGSGIFKKEEDCRLPDLAPKQQFRIKIFFYPYKTGKKSITAVFDCSTFRDIQATCKIEVKE